The Alphaproteobacteria bacterium US3C007 genomic interval TGCCAGCACGCTTTTGGCCTTGGCGCTTTCCGTCAACTTATTTGGCGATTGGCTGCGCGACAAATTGAATCCGAGGTTAAAATAATGACGCAGCCATTGCTTGAGGTCAAAAATATCAGCGTAGAATTCAAAACCCGTCGCGGTGCTTTAAAAGCAGTCGATGATTTGTCGATTGACGTGCAACCGGGTGAAATATTGGGGCTGGTGGGGGAATCTGGCGCTGGAAAATCAATGATGGGTGCGGCGATTTTAGGCTTGATCGATCCGCCGGGCCGCCTGTCAAAGGGCGAAATTTGGTTTAAGGGCCAACGGATAGATCAAAACCCGGAAACATTGCGCGGATGCGAAATTTCAATGATCTTCCAAGATCCATTGGTCAGCCTAAACCCGTTAAAGAAAATTGGCGATCAATTGGTTGAAACCATCTTGCGGCATAAGAAGATGTCGCGGGCGCAGGCAATCGACAGAGCCCGCAAAGGCCTGATCGAAGTGGGGATCGACCCAGAACGATTGAATGCTTATCCACATACGTTTTCAGGAGGCATGCGCCAACGCGTGGTGATCGCCCTTGCCCTTGCCCCAGAGCCGTCGCTCATTATTGCAGATGAACCCACCACCGCTCTTGACGTGTCGGTTCAGGCGCAAATTTTGGAACTGTTGAAAAAGCTATGTCGCGGCCGCGGCACTTCGATTATTTTAATCACGCATGATATGGGCGTGATTTCAGAAACCGCCGATAGGGTTGGCGTGCTCTATGCGGGCCGCCTTGCTGAAATTGGCAGCACGAACCAAGTTTTAAGATCTTCAAAACACCCCTATACGCAAGGTTTGGTGGCCTCAACACCCAAAATCGACCCCTCTTCATTTGGGCAAAGCCTCTATCAAATCCCTGGCTCCATGCCTAAATTAGACGCAATTCCGACAGGCTGCGCCTTTCATCCCCGCTGCACACAAGGAACCTTGAAATGTAGCCAGGAACGCCCTCCGATGATGAACAATGCTGCGGCGTGCTGGCTGTTGGAAGAAACGAGACAAGGGATATGAGTTTCATAACCGCCAAAAATCTGACCCGCCGTTATGACCTGTCAGACCCGTGGATTGTGCGGCAATTAACCTTCCGGCCCAAACGGTTTCTGACCGCGGTGAATGATGTCAGTTTCAGCGTTGAGAAAGGCACCACCTACGCCTTGGTCGGAGAAAGCGGTTCCGGAAAATCAACGATTGCCAAAATGGCAGTGGGTCTGCTTGCGCCTTCGGCAGGAACCATCACCCTCGACAATCACAATTTAAACGATCGAAACTTAAGCCCACAAAGCCAACAATCGATGCGGCGACGCATTCAAATGGTGTTTCAATCCCCCTATGCCAGCCTAAATCCGCGTTGGCGCGTTGGTGATATTTTAGCGGAACCGATTCAAAGTTTTGATCTTATCCAAGGCGCAAAAAATCAAGCCAAACGCGTGGATGAACTTTTAGAGCAAGTTGGGCTTTCACCAAGCGACGCTAAAAAATATCCACATGAATTTTCCGGTGGGCAAAGACAACGTATTTCAATTGCCCGCGCCCTGTCCTCGCAACCTGAAGTTATTATCTGTGATGAGCCAACCTCTGCATTGGATGTTTCCGTTCAGGCGCAGGTTTTAAACCTTCTTAAATCGCTTCAAAAAGAATTTTCCCTCACTTATTTGTTTATCACGCATGATTTGGCGGTGGTGTCGAGCGTCGCAAACCGCATAGGCGTGTTGAACAAAGGCGCGCTTGTCGAAGAAGCAAGCCCGAATGAGTTATTCACAAATCCGAAGCAAGACTATACCCGGATGCTGTTAAACGCCGCCCCAAAAATGCTTTAGCTTGATGCATGTTGCGGCTTTGAAACTTAAAACGTCAGATTTGAATGACGGAGTTTGGATTTGAACGCCATTGCGTTTTTGAAAGAGTGGCGAGGAGGATCTGACAAACCAACGGCTCGACTTTAAAAATGCGCCTCACGGTAAGCAAATCTTCGCATTTAGGATCAGCGATCAACTTCTTGCTCGGCATACCCCCCTCGCAAAAGTAGCGCAGAGCGCGCTTCGGAAATCCGAATGACGTGCAAAACAAAAGATTACGTTTCCGCAAATTTTCGGCAACCCATAACGGTGCAGGGAGCTTAAAGCCCAGCACAATGCCCCGCAACCTAACCGATCTGGCGCAACAACGGACAGGTTTCGGAATTTGAAACGCCCGGCAACTCTCGAATACGCGCCAATATACCATCAAACTCAACCAGATTGGTGGTTTCGATCTCTACCACCAAATCCCACACGCCACAGGTTCGATGCAGC includes:
- a CDS encoding ABC transporter ATP-binding protein gives rise to the protein MTQPLLEVKNISVEFKTRRGALKAVDDLSIDVQPGEILGLVGESGAGKSMMGAAILGLIDPPGRLSKGEIWFKGQRIDQNPETLRGCEISMIFQDPLVSLNPLKKIGDQLVETILRHKKMSRAQAIDRARKGLIEVGIDPERLNAYPHTFSGGMRQRVVIALALAPEPSLIIADEPTTALDVSVQAQILELLKKLCRGRGTSIILITHDMGVISETADRVGVLYAGRLAEIGSTNQVLRSSKHPYTQGLVASTPKIDPSSFGQSLYQIPGSMPKLDAIPTGCAFHPRCTQGTLKCSQERPPMMNNAAACWLLEETRQGI
- a CDS encoding ATP-binding cassette domain-containing protein, giving the protein MSFITAKNLTRRYDLSDPWIVRQLTFRPKRFLTAVNDVSFSVEKGTTYALVGESGSGKSTIAKMAVGLLAPSAGTITLDNHNLNDRNLSPQSQQSMRRRIQMVFQSPYASLNPRWRVGDILAEPIQSFDLIQGAKNQAKRVDELLEQVGLSPSDAKKYPHEFSGGQRQRISIARALSSQPEVIICDEPTSALDVSVQAQVLNLLKSLQKEFSLTYLFITHDLAVVSSVANRIGVLNKGALVEEASPNELFTNPKQDYTRMLLNAAPKML